Proteins encoded by one window of Cyanobacteriota bacterium:
- a CDS encoding aminotransferase class V-fold PLP-dependent enzyme → MQLHLSATDLATCRQQFPALANKTYFNYGGQGPMPRMALEAMAEAHNTIQEMGPFSNSVNAWVQQEAAQTRATIAQELGVPTETITLTENVSVGCNIALWGIDWQAGDHILLSDCEHPGIVAATQELQRRFQVTTSTFPLLATLNHGDVVDSMTRHLRPTTRLVIVSHVLWNTGHVLPLRELVTACHDRGVLVLVDAAQSVGLLPLNLTDTEVDFYAFTGHKWWCGAAGLGGLYVHPDSPLNPTFTGWRGIRTNADGDPLGWRTDGQRFEVATSDYALLAGLRAAIAFHQQWGSQTERYQRICYLSAYLWDCLGALPGLHRLCSTPPASGLVSFQITDTDNAPATHQHLVKYLEANAIMTRTLLSPNCVRACVHYFSQESDIDIFIKCLRQWQTHDRPVT, encoded by the coding sequence ATGCAACTACATTTGTCCGCTACTGACCTTGCAACCTGCCGTCAACAGTTTCCTGCCCTCGCCAACAAAACCTACTTTAATTACGGTGGACAGGGGCCAATGCCCCGCATGGCGTTGGAAGCCATGGCAGAAGCCCACAATACTATTCAAGAGATGGGGCCTTTCTCTAATTCTGTGAATGCTTGGGTGCAGCAAGAGGCCGCTCAAACCCGCGCTACGATCGCCCAAGAACTAGGAGTGCCTACAGAAACCATCACCTTGACGGAAAATGTCTCTGTTGGCTGTAACATTGCCCTGTGGGGCATTGACTGGCAGGCTGGAGATCACATTCTCTTGTCTGATTGCGAACATCCTGGCATTGTAGCTGCGACCCAAGAACTGCAACGCCGTTTCCAAGTTACTACGTCAACGTTCCCGCTGCTGGCAACTTTGAACCATGGTGATGTTGTAGATAGCATGACTCGCCATCTCCGTCCGACCACGCGGCTGGTCATCGTGAGTCATGTGTTGTGGAATACGGGACATGTGCTGCCCTTGAGGGAACTGGTAACAGCTTGCCACGATCGGGGTGTGTTGGTACTGGTGGACGCTGCCCAATCCGTAGGGCTATTACCCCTGAACCTTACGGATACCGAGGTAGATTTCTATGCCTTTACCGGACACAAGTGGTGGTGCGGGGCAGCAGGTTTGGGAGGACTGTATGTGCATCCTGATAGTCCTTTGAACCCCACCTTTACGGGTTGGCGTGGGATTCGTACCAATGCTGACGGCGATCCCCTGGGTTGGCGCACCGATGGGCAGCGCTTTGAAGTTGCCACGTCAGATTATGCCTTGCTAGCGGGGTTACGGGCGGCGATCGCCTTTCATCAACAGTGGGGATCCCAAACAGAACGCTACCAACGTATCTGTTACCTAAGTGCCTACCTGTGGGACTGCCTAGGCGCATTGCCAGGGCTGCACCGCCTATGCTCAACGCCGCCAGCATCAGGGCTGGTATCTTTCCAGATTACTGACACGGACAATGCCCCAGCTACTCATCAACACCTAGTCAAGTACCTAGAAGCAAATGCTATTATGACCCGGACGCTGCTCTCACCCAACTGCGTGCGGGCCTGTGTCCATTACTTCAGTCAAGAGTCGGATATTGATATCTTCATCAAGTGCCTGCGTCAATGGCAAACCCACGATCGGCCTGTAACCTAG
- the holA gene encoding DNA polymerase III subunit delta encodes MPIYVYWGEDEYALHRAVKELRDRTLDPAWASFNDDKFFPEQADAIIQALNQAMTPPFGSGGRFIWLVNTPLLQQCPPEVLTELERTLPQIPDHTVLLLTSSSKPDARLKSTKLLQRYAQIEEFSPIPSWKTEQLVQRVKQVAMSMGINLTSDSTEFIAEAIGNDTRRLYSELEKLQCFAGECQAPLELDVVSQLITVTTQTSFKLAAAIRQGNTAEALELVADLLARNEAPPAIVATLISQFRAWLWVKLLISTGERDDRVIAQAADVGNPKRVHFLQQEVKSLSLEQLRQGLPLLLALDVGLKQGANPDLALKTTIIELCHCLRSH; translated from the coding sequence ATGCCGATTTATGTCTACTGGGGGGAAGATGAGTATGCTCTGCACCGAGCTGTGAAAGAGTTACGCGATCGCACGCTGGATCCAGCCTGGGCGAGTTTCAACGACGACAAGTTTTTTCCTGAGCAAGCAGATGCTATTATTCAGGCCCTTAACCAAGCCATGACTCCACCGTTTGGGAGTGGTGGACGCTTTATCTGGTTAGTGAACACACCGCTACTGCAACAATGTCCCCCTGAAGTGCTGACAGAGCTAGAGCGCACCCTACCTCAGATTCCTGACCACACGGTGCTACTACTGACGAGTTCTAGTAAGCCAGATGCCCGCCTAAAGTCCACCAAACTGCTACAACGCTATGCCCAGATTGAAGAATTTAGTCCCATTCCCAGTTGGAAGACAGAGCAACTTGTGCAACGGGTAAAGCAGGTAGCTATGTCAATGGGCATCAATCTTACGTCGGACAGCACGGAATTTATCGCAGAGGCTATCGGTAACGATACGCGGCGACTATATAGTGAATTGGAAAAACTTCAATGTTTTGCAGGAGAGTGCCAGGCTCCTCTAGAGCTAGATGTTGTCAGTCAATTGATTACGGTTACAACCCAGACCAGCTTCAAGCTAGCAGCAGCGATTCGACAAGGTAATACGGCTGAGGCGTTGGAACTGGTGGCTGACTTATTAGCACGAAATGAAGCACCGCCTGCGATCGTAGCAACGCTGATTAGTCAATTTCGCGCATGGCTATGGGTGAAACTGCTGATAAGTACTGGAGAGCGAGATGATCGGGTCATTGCCCAAGCTGCTGATGTCGGTAACCCCAAGCGTGTTCACTTTTTGCAGCAAGAGGTCAAATCACTGTCTCTAGAGCAACTGCGGCAGGGCTTGCCCCTATTGCTGGCATTGGATGTTGGCTTAAAGCAAGGAGCTAACCCCGATTTGGCGCTGAAAACAACGATAATTGAGCTGTGCCACTGTCTACGCAGCCATTGA
- the psbC gene encoding photosystem II reaction center protein CP43, producing MVTLSNRMISMTGGRDQESTGYAWWSGNARLINLSGKLLGAHVAHAGLIVFWAGAMTLFEVAHFVPEKPMYEQGLILLPHLATLGWGVTTGGEVVDTFPYFVVGVLHLISSAVLGLGGIYHAVRGPETLEEYSTFFGYDWKDKNQMTNIIGYHLILLGCGAFLLVLKAMFFGGLYDTWAPGGGDVRVITNPTLNPAVIFGYLLRSPFGGEGWIVSVDNLEDVVGGHIWVGLICISGGIWHIFTKPFGWARRAFIWSGEAYLSYSLGALSLMGFIASCMVWFNNTVYPSEFYGPTGAEASQAQALTFLIRDQRLGANVGSAQGPTGLGKYLMRSPTGEIIFGGETMRFWDFRGPWLEPLRGPNGLDLNKIKNDIQPWQARRAAEYMTHAPLGSLNSVGGVATEINSVNFVSPRAWLATSHFVLGFFFLVGHLWHAGRARAAAAGFEKGIERESEPVLSMPDLD from the coding sequence GTGGTAACGCTCTCTAATCGCATGATTTCCATGACTGGCGGTCGTGACCAAGAATCTACTGGTTACGCCTGGTGGTCTGGTAATGCTCGCTTGATTAATTTGTCTGGTAAGTTGCTGGGTGCCCATGTTGCCCACGCTGGTTTGATTGTGTTCTGGGCTGGTGCTATGACCTTGTTCGAGGTAGCGCACTTTGTGCCAGAAAAGCCGATGTACGAGCAGGGCTTAATTTTGCTGCCCCACCTAGCTACCTTGGGCTGGGGCGTTACCACAGGTGGTGAGGTTGTAGATACCTTCCCCTACTTTGTGGTTGGCGTATTGCACCTGATTTCCTCTGCTGTCTTGGGTCTGGGTGGTATCTATCACGCAGTTCGTGGCCCTGAAACCCTAGAAGAGTACTCCACCTTCTTCGGCTATGACTGGAAAGATAAGAACCAGATGACCAACATCATTGGTTACCACCTGATCCTGCTGGGTTGTGGTGCCTTCTTGCTGGTACTGAAGGCTATGTTCTTCGGCGGCTTGTATGACACATGGGCACCTGGTGGTGGTGATGTGCGTGTGATTACTAACCCTACCCTTAACCCTGCGGTTATCTTTGGCTACTTGCTTCGCTCTCCCTTTGGTGGTGAGGGCTGGATTGTCAGTGTCGATAACTTAGAGGATGTGGTTGGTGGTCACATCTGGGTTGGGTTGATTTGTATCTCCGGCGGTATCTGGCACATCTTCACGAAGCCGTTTGGTTGGGCACGTCGTGCCTTTATTTGGTCTGGTGAAGCGTACCTGTCCTACAGCTTAGGCGCATTGTCCTTGATGGGCTTCATTGCCTCTTGTATGGTCTGGTTCAACAACACAGTCTACCCCAGTGAATTCTATGGCCCCACTGGAGCAGAGGCTTCTCAAGCTCAGGCACTAACCTTCTTGATTCGTGACCAGCGCTTGGGTGCTAACGTGGGTTCTGCGCAGGGACCAACTGGTCTGGGTAAGTACCTGATGCGCTCTCCTACGGGTGAAATCATCTTTGGTGGTGAAACTATGCGCTTCTGGGATTTCCGCGGTCCTTGGCTAGAACCACTGCGTGGCCCCAATGGTCTAGATTTGAATAAGATCAAGAACGACATTCAGCCTTGGCAGGCTCGTCGTGCTGCTGAGTACATGACCCACGCACCTCTGGGTTCTTTGAACTCTGTAGGTGGTGTGGCTACGGAGATTAACTCGGTGAACTTTGTATCTCCTCGTGCTTGGTTGGCGACTTCTCACTTTGTCCTCGGTTTCTTCTTCCTAGTTGGTCACTTGTGGCACGCGGGTCGTGCTCGTGCTGCCGCGGCTGGCTTCGAGAAGGGCATTGAGCGTGAAAGTGAGCCAGTGCTATCGATGCCTGATCTAGACTAA
- the psbD gene encoding photosystem II D2 protein (photosystem q(a) protein), whose translation MTIAIGRVQQERGWFDILDDWLKRDRFVFVGWSGLLLFPCAYLALGGWLTGTTFVTSWYTHGLASSYLEGCNFLTAAVSTPADSMGHSLLFLWGPEAQGDFTRWCQLGGLWNFIALHGAFGLIGFCLRQLEIARLVGVRPYNAIAFTGPIAVFVSVFLIYPLGQSSWFFAPSFGVAGIFRFILFFQGFHNWTLNPFHMMGVAGILGGALLCAIHGATVENTLYKDGDAANTFRAFEPTQAEETYSMVTANRFWSQIFGIAFSNKRWLHFFMLFVPVTGLWMSAVGVVGLAFNLRAYDFTSQEIRAAEDPEFETFYTKNILLNEGIRAWMAPQDQPHEGFVFPEEVLPRGNAL comes from the coding sequence ATGACCATTGCAATCGGGCGCGTACAGCAAGAGCGGGGATGGTTCGACATCCTCGACGACTGGCTCAAACGCGATCGCTTCGTATTTGTCGGCTGGTCCGGCCTACTGCTATTCCCCTGTGCCTATCTAGCCCTCGGCGGCTGGCTCACAGGCACCACCTTCGTCACCTCCTGGTATACCCATGGTCTGGCCTCCAGCTACCTAGAGGGTTGCAACTTCCTCACCGCCGCCGTCAGCACCCCCGCTGACAGCATGGGCCACTCCCTGCTATTCCTGTGGGGACCCGAAGCCCAAGGTGACTTCACCCGCTGGTGTCAACTCGGTGGCCTGTGGAACTTCATCGCCCTGCACGGTGCCTTTGGCCTCATTGGCTTCTGTCTGCGTCAGCTAGAGATTGCACGCCTCGTAGGTGTGCGTCCCTACAACGCCATCGCCTTTACCGGGCCAATCGCCGTCTTCGTCAGCGTGTTTTTAATCTATCCCCTCGGTCAGTCAAGCTGGTTCTTCGCCCCCAGCTTCGGGGTTGCTGGTATCTTCCGCTTCATCCTATTCTTCCAAGGCTTCCATAACTGGACCCTCAACCCCTTCCACATGATGGGCGTTGCCGGTATTTTGGGAGGTGCCTTGCTGTGTGCCATCCACGGTGCTACGGTTGAAAACACCCTGTACAAAGATGGTGATGCAGCCAACACCTTCCGGGCCTTCGAGCCAACCCAAGCGGAAGAGACCTATTCCATGGTGACCGCCAACCGCTTCTGGTCACAAATCTTTGGGATTGCCTTCTCCAACAAGCGGTGGTTGCACTTCTTCATGCTGTTTGTACCGGTGACTGGGTTGTGGATGAGTGCTGTGGGTGTGGTAGGTCTAGCCTTCAACCTACGGGCCTATGACTTCACGTCTCAGGAGATTCGGGCGGCTGAAGACCCAGAGTTTGAGACGTTCTACACCAAGAATATTCTGCTGAATGAGGGTATCCGTGCTTGGATGGCTCCTCAAGACCAGCCCCATGAAGGTTTTGTATTCCCTGAGGAGGTATTGCCACGTGGTAACGCTCTCTAA